In a single window of the Thamnophis elegans isolate rThaEle1 chromosome 8, rThaEle1.pri, whole genome shotgun sequence genome:
- the LOC116512377 gene encoding leukocyte elastase inhibitor-like — protein MGEKPVMDLSLTRQSLSKAITAFALDLYNTLNSKTLRKNVFFSPASISTALGMVLIGANGNSKIQIEKEGTIYSEFKQLLLQLNNLSHGYQLKLANNLFMQKGYQFLQLYLTNTKEIYNAMVQIVDFYLATEETRKTINLEIYKQTQGNIKDLFAPGVIGPQTVLVLANAIYFKATWLHQFDPKYTTERHFRLNEKETKLVHMMYQRGRFKLGHTDGKTAQILCLPYVDELLSMVIILPNDISHLEQVEAALTCKNLASWLSPGNLREHSVEIYIPRFKLEACYDLNLMLQGLGLIDVFSEAKADLLGMSPSHQLFLSTVVHKAHVDINEVGTEAAAATGVAVSNRSLEHHELFVADHPFLFCILHNPTGTVLFLGKLCRP, from the exons ATGGGGGAAAAA CCAGTCATGGATTTGAGTCTCACCAGGCAGTCCCTTTCCAAAGCCATTACTGCATTTGCCCTGGATCTTTACAATACGTTGAATTCCAAAACCCTtcgcaaaaatgtttttttctccccTGCAAGTATTTCAACGGCCCTCGGCATGGTTTTAATTGGCGCAAATGGGAACAGCAAAATTCAGATCGAAAAG GAGGGGACAATTTACTCAGAGTTCAAGCAACTACTACTTCAGCTGAATAACCTCAGCCATGGTTACCAGCTGAAACTGGCCAACAATTTGTTCATGCAGAAAGGATATCAATTTCTTCAG CTGTACCTCACAAATACTAAAGAAATCTACAACGCCATGGTGCAGATCGTGGATTTTTACCTCGCTACTGAAGAAACAAGAAAGACAATTAACCTTGAAATTTACAAACAGACCCAAG GAAACATTAAGGACCTTTTTGCTCCAGGTGTGATTGGACCACAAACGGTGTTGGTGCTGGCAAATGCCATTTACTTTAAAGCAACTTGGCTGCATCAATTTGATCCGAAGTACACAACCGAAAGACACTTTAGGCTGAATGAG AAAGAAACTAAACTTGTCCATATGATGTATCAGAGGGGGAGATTTAAACTGGGACACACAGATGGAAAAACTGCCCAGATCCTCTGTCTACCATACGTTGATGAACTTTTGTCCATGGTTATAATATTACCAAATGACATCAGCCACCTGGAGCAG GTGGAGGCCGCCCTGACCTGTAAGAATTTAGCAAGCTGGCTTTCTCCAGGAAACCTGAGGGAGCATTCTGTGGAAATATATATCCCTCGCTTCAAGTTAGAAGCCTGCTATGATCTCAACCTGATGCTGCAAGGCTTGGGCCTCATTGATGTATTTAGTGAAGCAAAAGCAGACCTCTTGGGAATGTCGCCTTCCCACCAACTCTTCTTGTCCACGGTTGTCCACAAAGCTCATGTAGACATCAACGAAGTAGGGACGGAAGCAGCAGCCGCAACAGGTGTGGCGGTCTCTAACAGGAGCTTAGAACATCACGAGTTATTTGTGGCTGATCATCCCTTCCTCTTCTGCATTCTGCACAATCCTACAGGGACGGTGCTTTTCCTTGGGAAACTTTGCCGTCCTTGA